CGCCGGTAGCTGATCCGGTAGCCAAAGATGGGGTGGGTGACGAGCTGGTCCATGCGCCGCTCGTAGGCGAGGGCGAGGTCTCGCCGCGCCGTGGCGCTCATGTTCACGCCGGCGGCGGTCTCCACGAAGTCCCTGCGGCCGACGATCTCGTTGTTCACCGCGCCGAGGACCACCGAGTCCGCGATCAGGGGGCGGAACTCCTCCATCAGATCGAGGGCCAGGGCGGGCCGCCCGAAGCGCGGCTGGTGATAGAAGCCGAGCAGCGGATCGAGGCCGGCGGTCACCACCGCCAGCGTCAGATCCTTCGAGAGCAGGGAGTAGGTGTACGAGAGCATCGCGTTCAGCGGATCACGGGGCGGCCTCCGGTTGCGCCCGGCCAGCAGGAGCTGCTCGTCCACCCGGGCCCGCTCCGTCAGCATCGAGTTGAACTGGCCGAAGTACGTGCGCGCCGCCGTGCCCTCGATCCCCAGCAGGCTCGCGAGCTCCTCGGCCTCGAGCGCCTTCCTCGCGAGCTGGTTGAGCTCACCCAGGGCCACCGCGTTCGGCTCCCGCGAGTTGCGGCGGAGCAGGGTGCGCGAGTTGAGGATCTTCGACTGGACGAAGCCGCGGGCGAGCCGCAGGCAGAGGGCCGGATCGGAGGCCGCGGCGTGCTGGGCCACCCGGAGCTCCACGTTGCGGGAGTCGTGCGCGACCGCGCGCCCGATGAACCACCCCCCCAGGGAGAAGAAGCTCACCGGGATCCCCCGCTCGAGCAGGGCTCGCAGCGCCTGGGTCGTGAGCTGGACGTTGCCGAACAGGCACACCTGCGAGGTGTTGGAGAGCCTGGCCTCGACCACCCGCTGATCCTTGCGCCGCACCTCCAGCCGCTCGCCCTTCAGGCCAACGTACGCGCCCTGCTCCTTCACATAGAGGGGCACGCGGTCATCCCGTGCGGGGTGCAGCCGCCGGAGCTCGCGGTCACCGTCCTCCCGTGGTTCGGGCGCCGGCTGCAGCGGGCCGAGGCCCCAGGGGTCGTCGCCGAGCTCCTCCACGTCGTGGTGCTCGAGCTGTTCCATGAAGGTCGGCGGAGCCGGGGGCTCCTCCCTCGCGCCGTCCCGCAGGAGGTTCACCTCGTCGGGGAGGCAGATCGCTACCAGCGAGCACCCGTTGCACTTCGGGCTGTCGGCCAGCGGTGGCGGGATCGCGCCCAGCTCGACGAGCGCGCGGGCGCGTACCACCGCGGCGAGCGTGGCCTCCACCAGCGGCTCGTCGATCGCGATGGGGACCCGCTGCCGATCGGCGGCAAAGTAGAGGTGCCCCTCCTCGCAGCGGAAGCCGTGGTCCCGCAGGACGAGCACCTGCGCGCAGAGCTGCACCCGCTCCGGCAGGTAGGCCCCCTCTGGCACCGAGGGCCGCTTGCCGCGCTTGTACTCGACCGGGACCACCGTCCCGCCCTCCACGTCGACCACGTCGATCTTGGCCGTGATGCCCAGGCGCTCCGACGAGAGCCACACCGCGCGCGCCGTGTAGGGCGGCGGCGTCGAGGGCGGAGGCGCCTCGTCCTCGCCCTCGTCCTCCTCTCCCTGGTCGGCGGCCGCCCGATCGGGCGGGCCCGGCGGGCGCTTGGGATCGGCCTTCTTCAGCGGGCGGGGCTGGTCGGCCCGGCGGTGCACCGCCCGCCCCTCCACCGTGAACTCGTTGTCCTCGAACTCGCTCTGGACCCACTCGAGGTACATCAGCCGCTCGCAGTAGGTGACCTCGTTCAGCATGCGCGCCGGGACCAGCGCGGGCGGGGCCCCGGGCTCGAGCGAGCGGCGCCGCAGGTACTTCGCGTGCGGGCCGGCCGGCTCGGCCAGCGCCGCGGACTCGGTGGAGGTCATGCCGTTCTCCTACGAGCCGGGTCCCCCCGGGCTCCCCTCGCGGCGTCGGCGCGAGGGCTGCCGCAGGATCGCATCCGCTGCGCGGGCGCGCAAGGATCTCCGGCCAGCGTGCGCGGGCCGGGCCGGGGACGGGCGGGGCGGGCCGGGGCGGCGTCCGCGCTTGCGGACGGGGTGCCGCGTGACGATCCCGAGGCGAGGAGTGCGTGACGCGACGCGGCAGGGGCGGGGGGCAGACATTCATGGGCCGAGCTCCGCCCGGGTGGGGGTTGACGAGGTCGCGGAGCGGGGCGAGGCTCGGGGCGCGAGGTCGATGTGGGAGCGAATGGTGCGAACGCAGATCGCGGGGTTGGCGGCGACACCCTCTTGCGGAGGCAGTGGCGGCGATGACGCAGGCCCACGCCGCGGCGGACTACGCGAGCTGGTTCGGGCGCTTCGCCGCCCCGTCGGGCGCCGCCGCGCTTCGGCCGCGCCAGTGGCAGGAGGCGCTCGCCCGCGACGCCACGCCACGGTCGCGCGTCATCAGAATCCCGACAGGCTACGGCAAGACGCTCGGCGTGCTGGGCGCGTGGCTCTACCATCGCGTGGAGCGCGACGACGATCGCTGGCCCCGGCGCCTCGTCTGGGTGCTGCCGATGCGCGTGCTCGTCGAGCAGACGGCCGGCGAGGTGCAGGCGTTCCTCGCGCGCCTGGGCTGCCTGTGGGAGCCCGGCACGGACCACCGTGGCAAGGTCGGCGCGCACCTGCTGATGGGCGGCACGGATCCGGGAGGCGAGTGGAACCTCTACCCCGAGGAGCGCGCCGTCTTCCTTGCGACGCAGGACATGGCGCTCTCGCGAGCGCTGAACCGCGGCTACGCGGCGCCGAGGGCGCGATGGCCGATGGAATTCGGTCTGCTCAGCCAAGACGTGCTGTGGGTGCTGGACGAGGTGCAGCTCATGGACGTCGGGCTCGCGACCAGCGCACAGCTGC
Above is a genomic segment from Deltaproteobacteria bacterium containing:
- the cas1 gene encoding CRISPR-associated endonuclease Cas1, giving the protein MTSTESAALAEPAGPHAKYLRRRSLEPGAPPALVPARMLNEVTYCERLMYLEWVQSEFEDNEFTVEGRAVHRRADQPRPLKKADPKRPPGPPDRAAADQGEEDEGEDEAPPPSTPPPYTARAVWLSSERLGITAKIDVVDVEGGTVVPVEYKRGKRPSVPEGAYLPERVQLCAQVLVLRDHGFRCEEGHLYFAADRQRVPIAIDEPLVEATLAAVVRARALVELGAIPPPLADSPKCNGCSLVAICLPDEVNLLRDGAREEPPAPPTFMEQLEHHDVEELGDDPWGLGPLQPAPEPREDGDRELRRLHPARDDRVPLYVKEQGAYVGLKGERLEVRRKDQRVVEARLSNTSQVCLFGNVQLTTQALRALLERGIPVSFFSLGGWFIGRAVAHDSRNVELRVAQHAAASDPALCLRLARGFVQSKILNSRTLLRRNSREPNAVALGELNQLARKALEAEELASLLGIEGTAARTYFGQFNSMLTERARVDEQLLLAGRNRRPPRDPLNAMLSYTYSLLSKDLTLAVVTAGLDPLLGFYHQPRFGRPALALDLMEEFRPLIADSVVLGAVNNEIVGRRDFVETAAGVNMSATARRDLALAYERRMDQLVTHPIFGYRISYRRVLEVQARLLGRVLTGEITEYPPFRTR